The sequence GTATATAACAGTTTACAGATGTCAGCCAGATTAAAAGAATAGCGTCCGATGCCCAGACAGATCAGGGCCGTTAATACCGGAGCCAGGATCAGTAAGATCCTGGTTCCGGTTCCGTATCGTTTCATCAACATGTTTATACTCCGTCTGCTGCTTCACGGGGAGGATTAAACATGCCTTCCATCTCTTCATCCGTAAGCTCTACATGATAATATTTCAGATAAAAGTCTTTAATTGTCTGGTTCAAATCAAGATCAGCAAAAACTTCCGGGTGATTTTTCTGGGCCATCCAATAAAGGCAAAGAGAAGAATCGGAAGACGGCGGGAACCAGCGGTACATCCCCAGAGGGAATTTATAAACTTTATGTTCCCGTACGGCCTTAACCGGACTCCAGTCAAATCCTTCAATACTGCTGTCATAAAAATCCTGAGGCAGGTATGGACTGAAGTTTGTTACATAGATAATATCCGGATCCCACTCATAGATCTGTTCCATGGTCAGATCCACACCTGATCCGGGAATATCTTTTGATACGCTGATGGCTCCGGTTGCATCGCACCAGTACTGACCGAAGAACTGGTTGCCGGAGGTCTGGAATACCCCGTCTTTATAATGATAAATAATCATTACTTTCGGTTTATCTTCCTCTTTTACATCCTTTAAACGTTTTTCAATATCAGCGGCCACTTCACGTCCGTAATCAGTAATACCGGCTACCTTATCCGGCTCATCAAATATTTCTCCCAACAGTTCGACCCATTGATTCACTGTTTCCACCGTATCAAACCCGGCAATGGAAGTGCTGAAGCCAACCACCGGTATACCTGTCTTTAACAGCACTTCCCTTTCTTTTGCATTGTTGGCGTTGCAAAAGATCACATCAGGCTTCAATTTAATGAGTTCTTCCACATTAACCTCACCGCCCTGTATAAAGGAAGTATCCACATCCTTTAATTCAGGAGCCACTTTCATCAACAAAGAATGTTCTGCCGCACTTTTAGAAGCTGGATGCATGCCCACCAGTTTTGCGCCTGAACCCTGATACAATACATAAACCGACGGCAGCGGCCATAAGGACGCAATCGCCACACGCTCAATATTAACCGGAATGACCACCTCATTACCGCCCTGGTCAATGATCGTCTTGGTCTCGCCGGCTGCCGGTGCGGGTTCTTCCTCTTTCCCGGCCTCGGGTTTGTCTTCCGCTGATGCCGCTTCTCCGGCTGCTGAGGCCGGAGTCTCCGTGGAAGCTGACTTAGCCGTACAGCCGGATAATACAGCCAGGCACAGAGCCATGCTCAATACACGCGTTACTGTTTTTTTCATCTTTTCATTTCTCCCTTCTTCGTATCATTGAAAGCTAAATAAGCTTCCACTCAATCGTTTTCCCATGAGCTGAGGTGCATGGTCCCAGCATACTTTGCTGGAAACCGCTACATGAGGCAGCTCAATGAATCGCACACTTTCTTTTTCCCGGATCAGCTGCCGGATCAGCGGATCAGCTATAATGGTATGATATCTTCCACTGTTCACCAGTTTTCTGATATCACTCTCACTATTTAAGGAAAGGCTGGCCTGCCGGTACACTCCTTGTGTTCCTCCGAATAAAACCGCCGGCTGAATATCCCTTATTCCCATCTCTTCCTGAAGATGAAACGCCATCGACCGGATCAGAACCTCTTCACCGATCATCAGAATCTGACTCGTTTCATTTGCTGCCGTTTCCAATACCCTCTCCTGCTTATCTTTCATTGTTTCTTTCAGCATTACCGCCAAACGGTCCGCCGCCGGCTCCCCGGCCGGAACCCCTGTCACGTAAGGAATTTGATATCGTTTTTTCATGTATTCTGCCAGGCCAAGACCGCTCTTTGACACCACCAGGTTTACACCGGCAGACGGTGCCTGGCAAACCTTATGGAAATCAGATATCATAGAGAAATCCGCCTGAATGGTAAAGCCCCGTTTCTCCAGTTCGCCAATCAAGTCAACTGCATTGCTGTTGTTGGAGAAATCAAGGGGTGTCAGTCCCAGAATATTGATACTGTCCCCTGACGGGCTGACCTCCTGCGGTGACGGAAAGAACTTTTTTGCAAAAGCTATGTAAGCGTCTGAGATCCCTTTATCGTAGTAATGTAAACCGGTTGTTGCCAGTCCGATAGAAGGAATTCCAGTACGCTCTTCCAGTTCTGCCGCTATTCCCTCCAGATCCGTTCCAATAACCATGGGAACCGGACTTCCAAGAAAGCAAAGAAAGTTTGGCTTCAGATCATTTGCGGCGTTTTCTATCTTTTGTATAAATTTTTCATCATTGCCTAGGATCGCATCCATTTCCCTGAGTCCTGAACAGTACACCAGGCTGCGGGAATCATACCATCTGGGTTCATCATAACCGGTATAATTCCCCGTGCAGCCGGAAGCATCATGAATTACCAGCAGTCCGCCCAGCGCAAACAGGGCAGAGCATACACCGGAATAATCAGGAGCAAAGGGAGGCAGTTGTATCGAAAGTTTATGCATCATATCACCAACCCATAATTTTTTATCAGCGTTTCTAAATCTTCTTCCACCTGGACCGCATGGACGATTCCCTGCATCAGCTTGATGATACCGTCAAATCCAAAGTTCCCTTCATTGTTTACCAGACCATACACATGGCGGGAACGGGTAACATATGCGGCTTCAAAGCCAATGGCAATGCCATCCTCCGGAAATACTCCGATCTTTGAAGGAATATCATAGCCGACCGGATTTATAATCTGAATTTCCGGCATATGTTCATGGATCCAATCCGCATGTTTCTTTTCTGCTCCCCCAACGGTCCGGGCAAAAATTCCAGCCACATGGAATCCTGCCTCAATGAATGCCCTGGCTGCCGCAAAAGGAAAAATCACAGCCGTATCATCGATAAAGACCGGTTTGTTCCGGGCTGCCTCTCTTGCCTCCATGACTGCCTGCCTTGCCTTCCTCTGGTATGGCTCCAGATCAAACCGGACATTCTCTTTGTCCGCCAGCTTTTCCATCAGCCGTTCGTAAGTATTTAATATATCTTCCTCCCGGTAGTTAGTATAAGCTAACTCAAAGTCAATATTCAGCCGTTCTTTCATATCCATGGCCGCCTTCACTCCCGGCGGGGCTGTCACCAGATTCCATTGGGCAGCCGCCATCTGCTGGTATGCTTCAAAGGTTTCAAACTGTGCAATATGATTGACCTGATGGATTCCCATCGCCTGCAAAAATGCAAACAATTCAGATTCCGGCCGGATCTGCACCGGATTCCCAATGAGATTGACCTGCCGCATCTTTCCTTCTGATGGTTCCAAGAGACCGTACATCTTCCGGCGGATATTGACCGGAGGAGGATTGTCCGTATCCAGGGTGATCGGGTTCATATGGCAGAAAGTAAACCGAACATCTTCATGCTGTTCCCGCAAAACAGCCAGTATGGACTCATGGTCTGTTCCCAGCAGGTCATCCAGGCAGCTGACAAAAATCATCAGAACCTTCGGTTTTTTCTCCAGTGTCTCCAGAAGTTCTGCCACAGCTTCTGGAATTAAATCCTCATATCCTCCCGATACAATATCGCTTTCATCAATGTATAAATAGGAGAGCCGGTCTTTTAAGCCATGACCGATAGCTCCAAGCGCCCCATGCCTCCCACAGGCAAAGGGACAAACAAACAGCTGGTAACTTTCCGGAACCAGCATGGCCAGACGGACCACCCCCCACCCGCCGTGGGCAGGCGATGTATAATGAAGCGTACTGCAATCAGTTTTCATGACCGCACACCTCCAGAATCGATTTGGCTAATGTACGGTATTCTCCTGCCATGTCACTGTCCGGAAATGCTTCCACAACAGTTTTCTTCTGATGCTCTGCCTCCTGTACAATTCCGTCACGAGGCAGAATCCGCACGATCTTCCCGCCGCTTTCCTCTGCAAATTCAAATACCAGTTCCTGTTCTTTTTCAATATTTCTTGAGTTTAAAATGATACCGGAATACCGGGCATATCCCCGCTTTGAAAATTGTCCAACAGCACTGACTATATTAGCGGCAGCATAAAGGGACATCTTCTCACCCGAAGTAACAACAAATACATGTTCCGCATAACCGCCCCGAATGGGCATGGCAAAGCCTCCGCATACCACGTCACCAAGAACATCATAAAGTATGATATCCGGCTTGTAGATCTCATAAGCATTTAATGCTTCCAACCGTTCAAAAGCGGTAATAATGCCGCGCCCCGCGCAGCCAATTCCAGGAGTCGGTCCTCCGGCTTCTACGCATAATACCCCGTTGTAACCAGGAAATACAATATCTGAAAGCTCCACATGATCCGACTTTTCTTTAATTGCATCCAAAACTGTCTTTACCGGTTTTCCCAATGTCAGATTCTGAGTGGAATCTGCTTTTGGATCACAGCCGATCTGCATCACCCGATATCCCATGTCAGACAAGGCTGCTGTCAGGTTTGAGGTAGTTGTACTTTTGCCAATTCCTCCCTTCCCATATACTGCAATCTTTAACATATTTGACTCTCCTTAATTCGCTTTTAGTTAGTTATAGCTAACTCCTGCATACTAACATGAAGCCGCCTTGGAGTCAAGATGACACTGGGAAAACTGTCTCAAATGAGATACATCCCTGATTACAATCTTCTGTTCCGTATACTCGATTGCCTGGGAAAGGCGGAAGTTGTCCAGTTCCCGGTACAAGGTTGCACGGCTGATCCCCAGACTGGAGCATAATCCGGTCTTTCCCGTGCGCAGGGAAACCACCCCATTGCTGTTGGCATGACTCACTAAATAATCAGCCAGCCGGGCTTTGGCAGAGGTTGTATTAAGCATTTCGACTTTCTTCTGCAGAAATAGTATCTTTTTATTAAATATTGTCATGATATGAAGCATCAGCTCCGGATCCCTCTTTAACACCTTTAAAAGTTCACTTTTCTTTATGTACAATACGGTAGTGGGACACATGCACTGCAGTGTGTTGGGCATCTCGGCATGAGTAAAAACCGTGCAGATCCCAAAACAATCTTTCGGGTAAATCTGTCTCAAGGTTAATTCTTTTCCATCCGGGGTGACCGAAGAGACGGTAATCTCGCCGGTTACTACAATACCGATGGATTTTTCTCCCTGATAACGGTTGCTGACCAGGCTGCCTTTTTTTAAATTGCACGTTCCATACTCCATCCCCCCCACATTCATTCCCTGGAATAATTCTGTGGTTTTTAAAAATTCCAGGTCTTTTTTCCGTTGTGTCACGTAAGAATCCTCCTTCTTCCTATATCTGCTATACGATGGAAATATAATAATTATACAAGGAGACAGGAAAAATGAAAAGTGAAATAATTCTCATTAGCAGAGGAGCGCCGCCCAATACAAAAAGAAGGCTTCGGTAATAACGCCGAAGCCTTCTTTGTCTGCAAAGCCATTGATTCTTGTCTTTTCAGTTTCCGGGGTCATTTCATTTTCCGCTTGGAATCTAATTCAAGCCCATGTTCCGTCTTTTTTTCATGATATGATCTTCAATATCATTGGCTACCTGTACCGGGTCATCACCTAACGCCACTTTTCCGCCGGTCAGGCTCTCTACATCTTCTGTGAGCAGCTTTACAAGCTTTGGTGCGCCAGTGATAAAGGGAGTGGGAGAAAGATGGGTATAGGCTCCGTATGCTATGGCAAATAAGCCATCTATGGTTGCCTTCTGTTCCATCCACTCCGGTGCTGTCACTGCAATAGGAAGGTCAGAAATGTCGGCATCCAGATGGTCGGCCAGGGCCGTTACAAGCATGGAAATCCTTCCTGTATCCGTGCAGGTTCCAAAGCTTAACACAGGAGGAATTCCCAATGCCCTGCACACTCCCTGCAGTTCTTCTCCTGCCTGATCGATGGCGTCTAAATTGCACATTCCTGCAACCTCTAATCCATGGTTTCCGCAGCCTCCTGCAACTACAAGGATGTCTTTTTTAATCAGTTCTTTTGTTAAATTTACCGTATTCCAATCCTGAGGCCCGTTTCTCAATGTGGAACAGTTTGCCAGGGCAACAATTCCTTTTAGCTGGCCTTTTGCGATGACATCCACCAGATTATTTAAATCATTCCCGATTGCATTTAACACTGCTTCCGTGGAAAATCCGGCAATGGCTTTTTGCTTGTATTTTGGTACCATGGGCTTGATCTTTTCATGCCTTTTCTTAAAGTTCTCAATGGCAACGTTAATGCACGTCTCCGCCATTTCCTCCGCCTTGCCCGGATAATATGGCATCTTATGCTCTGTGCCGGGAACACCGATAATTGTGCTGACACTTACCAGCGCTACCTGATACTTTTCCGCATATTGATCGATGGCAGGAGGAGAACAGTTTTCTTCCATTACAAATGCATCCACCGTTCCTGTCGCTAAAAACGGTTCAATGGATAACCAGTTACCCATAAGGCCCACGAACACATCATCCATTTCAAACCGTTGCAGCAATTCCTGTCCGGTCTCAATGGAGCCTACGATGTGAATTCCCTTTGCTCCGGCCTGCTTTGCCATATCCTGATACTTCTGCATCCTTGCCATCTGTAAAGCGGCAACCCCAATCCAGGGCTGATGTCCATTAAATGCAATATTTACGTAGTCAGGGTCCATAATTCCCAAATCCACATCCACTTCATGAGGCATCGGAGTTCCAAATAATATATCCTGGGTCATTTCAAGACCAATCTGCGCAGTGTAAATCGTGGAAAGACCCAAGCGCAGAGCTTTTGTTGCCAGGGAAACGTAATCGCCATCTACGTTGGTAAGGCAGCTTGCAATGCTGTTCTGTACTTCGTGTTCAACGCCTGATGGGTAAATGTGTAAGTCTTCCCAGATCTTTTTTCGTTTTTTCGGTGAAAAGACTTCCACCATAACACTTTTCTCGTCAGGGCTTATTTTCATCTCCTTGTCAAGAAATTCTGCCAGGCAGACAGCCATCTGGTTCACATCCTGGTTTGTATTGATCCCGGTTTTTTCACACATCCATTTTAATTTGTTAACGTCCGCAATCTGAAAAACGGTATTGCCTTTTCCTGTTTCTTTTAAAGTCCGAAAGGCCTCGTAAGCATGATGGGCATAGGTGGCAGCTCCCATAATGTTTCGCATAAGAAGATTTCTCATGGCCATGGCATCAGCCCCAATTCCGCAAACACCTTTTTCCGGTCCTTTTTCTTCATTGATTCTGCAAGGTCCATTGGTACATAATTGACAGCTTAGTCCCTGCAGGCAAAATTTGCATCGTATCTTTTCCTGCTCGTCCCATCTGGAAAATACGCTTGATAATCCATCATCCCTTATTCTGACCAGCATCTCTTCCACGGAGTCATGATAGCTTACCCGACCTTCTGTTTTTTCTAAAACCGTCTCTGGCATAATTACCTCCATTAAAATATTATTCAGTCAGTAGTATGTCAAATTTTAGTAACCATATTCTTTTGCTATAGAATAAAACATTCCGATCTGTGTATCTTCACCCTCCCAGAGTCACATCCTGCCTGGAATACCATTCAATCGCATCGTATACGTGTTGAGGCGTAAAATCCGGCCAGTAATCATCAATTACATACATATCTGAGTAAACAGACTGTACCGGCAAGAAACCGGACAGCCTTCTGCGGCCTCCCCACCGGATTACCAGATCGATCCTGGAAACATCGGCGGTTTTTAATTTAGGGCCTATGGCTCCGTCATGAAGTCCCAGATCCCACTCCCAGCTGTAGTTGACCAGAAAGTTGATCTTCATTCCTCCATTGCCGAACTGGTGCCTGTTTGTATATGGCTTCAGCTCCTCCGGAAACATGGCTGACGTTGTTTTTCCCAGAACCAAAAGCTCGGCATCTTCCTTTGACAATTCCTCCACAGCTTTTACGCATGCCTTTGAAAAGGCTTCCCTCTGGATTGAGGGACGCTTTGTGTTGTCCACGGTAAAGCCGTAAAAGGTCATTTCGTTAATCCCTAGTTTTCTGCAAAGATGGTAAAGGACCATTCCAGGGGATATCCCATTGTCATACCCTGCCTCTTTTCCCATTCCTTTTCCAAGGGCCCAGCGGCGGTTGCCGTCTGGTATGATCCCGATGTGCTTTGGAATTCTCATATACGTTCCTCCATTTTTCCTGCTATATTTGAATTATATAGAAAGTATAGCCAATTTTTTCTCTTCCATAATTCTCCTTAAGTAAATCTTCACAGACAGGAAACCAATACTATCTTCACTTAAGGAGGCGGACAAGGCTTGCAGTTAACTTAACAAGCGGTGAGCAACTGATCACGACCAATAAAAACAGACGGTATGCCCCTATTTCCTGGGCATACCGTCCATCTTCATATTTGACTTCTATAGAAAATTATATTCCGTTAGTATCTTCTCCCGTCCCGTAGTCATATCCATAAAGTATTCATAATAACTGATTCCCAGGAAGGAACCGGAAATATTAATGATATTGTCAAAACCACGGCCCTTTAACGCCATGGATGCATTATAGCTTCTCTGGCTGGTTCTGCAGTGTAAGTATACCGGCCTGTCATGAGGAATTTCCGATACACGCTGCCTGAGTTCACCTAAGGGGATATTCACGGCTCCAATGAGATGTCCCATCTCAAACTCATCACGGCCTCTCACATCGATGATGCATGCTTTGTTCCCCACCAGTTCCCGCACTTCACTTACATGAACCTGTTTAGAGACACCGTGCAGGACATTGAGTGCCACCAGCGCAGCCAGATTAACCACATCCCTCGCTGTGCCGAACACTGGCGAGTAGCAGAGTTCCAGCTCTTTTAAGTCCTCAAGTGTTCCGTTCATTGCAATAAGGGTTGCGATAACGTCGATCCGTTTGTCTACATTTCCCTTGCCGATGGCCTGGGCTCCCAGGACCCTTCCTGTGGGTACCTCGAATACAAGCTTAAAGTGCATGGGAAAACTGCCGGGCATCAGGCCTACCTTATCCATGGCCATGGTGTAGACAGAATCACATGGTATATTATTTGCTTTTGCGGTTCTCTCATTTAAACCTGTGGCAGCAGCATTCAACTCGAACAGTCTGACAGCACAGGAACCAATGACTCCGTTATTCCTGGTGGACATGCCATACATGGCATCAGCGGCTGCCCTTGCCTGGCGCAGAGCCGGACCAGCCAGAGGGAGCCTGGTTGGTTTGTGGGTCAGACGCTGGTAGACCTCGATGGCATCACCCACTGCATAGATATGCGGGTCACTGGTGCGGTAATCCGGTGTGACCTTGATTGCACCGGTCTCACCGATTTCCAGGCCTGCCTGCTTTGCAAGCTCTGTCTCCGGCAGTACACCAATGGAGAGCACCACTGCATCGCAAGGCAGCTCCCTGCCTGAGTTTAAGATTACCGTATCCTCTGTGATAGCCTTAACACCGTCACCCACAGCCAGTTCCACGCCCTGATCATAGAGCTCTTTTTGCAGAATCTGGCTCATATCGTAATCAAAAGGTGCCATGATCTGGCTGGCTGCCTCTGCCACAGCTACCTGCTTTCCTGCAGATTTCAGATTTTCTGCCACCTCAAGGCCGATAAAGCCGCCTCCGATTACAACCACACTGCGTATTTCTTCTCTGGCAACATATTGATCCAGATCTGCAATATCATTCACATTGCGCACTGTGAATACATGAGGGAGAGACACTCCCACGATTGACTTAGGCCGGATAGGATATGATCCTGGCGAAAGCACCAGCTCATCATATGATTCTTCATATTCCCGGCCGGATACACTGTCTTTAATACGTATTTTCCTGAGGGTGCGGTCAATGCCGCACACCTCACTGTTAACACGCACCTCGATATCATAGGAACTCTCAAAACCCTCCGGAGTCATCAGCACCAGATAATCCTTATCTTCTACGGTCCTGCTTAAATAATAGGGAAGTGAGCAGTTGGAAAAGGATACATGCTCTCCCCGTTCAAATATGGTTATGGACGCATCTGCATCCAGACGCCTGATTCTGGCTGCGGCGGAAGCACCGCCGGCAACACCCCCCACAATAAGAACACGTTTACCCATGATCACACATCCTTTGTTTTATTTTCTTATGAATTTCCCTTTGCTGAAGCCGGCTTCTTTTCCAGGTTCAGCGACTTGTCATTATATACTGTCATATCTATATTATTGGTTAGTTTTGCAGCTACTAAACCGGTCACCATACCATCGCTGACATTCAGGGCAGTCCTGGCCATGTCGATGACAGGCTCAATTCCTACCAGCAGACCTGCGAGACCAACCGGGAGTCCAAGTGCGGATAACACGGTGATACCTGCAAAGGTTGCGCCACCGCCTACACCGGCGATACCAATGGAAGCAAACGTGATGACGACTACCATCAGAATAAAGAAAGATGGGGTAATTTGCTGGCCCACAGCAGGAGCCACCATGACTACCAGCATGGCAGGATAAATAGCCGCGCAGCCGTTCTGTCCGATGGAAGTACTGAGGGAACCTGCCAAGTTGGAAACTCCGTTATCCACACCCATCTCATCTGTTAAGGTCCTGATGGTCAGCGGCAGGGTTCCTGCACTGGTACGGGAGGTAAATGCAAATACAAGGGTTGTCATGGCCTTCTTAAAATATGTAAGAGGGCTGACTCCCACGGCAGCCAGTATCAGTCCGTGAATGATGAACATGATAAATATAGCTGTATAGGAAGCAAGAACAAAGGTTACAAGCCGCAGGATACTGGTATAGTCACTTCCTGCAATGGTCTTGGTCATCAATGAAAAGATGCCGAATGGCGTCAGCATAATAATCATCATGACCACTTCCACCACCAAGGTATTCAGCGAATTCATTAGTTTCCCGAAAAACTCTGCCTGTTCCGGGGCATAGGTCCGTACCCCGATCACTCCGATTCCCAGGAATGCTGCAAAGAGCACAACGGAAAGAGTTGCATTGCTACCCTGTCCGGTCAGGGCATAGATCGGGTTGGATGGAATGATATCGATAATGGTATCTTCTATGGAAAGGCCCTCCTTAGCCTTCTCTTCCAGCTGGGAAGTCTTCTTACTCTCAGCCTCGCCAATCTCCAGTCCCTCTGCGCTGACGCCAAATGCCTTAGCTGTAACACCGCCTACCACTGCTGAAATTGCTGCCGTTGACAGGAGAATTACCAGTACAAGAGCTGTAATCTTGCCAAGGTTCTTGCCTGACTTCTGGTTTATGATAGCACACACGATGGATACAAAAATCAACGGGATGACCATCATCTTTAAAAGCTTGGTATATGCAGTACCCACCAGGCTGATCCAGCGCAGACTCTCAGAAACCGCTGCATCATCTGCCACTGTCTTTAAGATCGCACCAAATATAATACCACCGAACAGACCGGCTACTACACGTACATTAAAAGATTTGCCTTTTTTCTGTAATACAAACAGAACACCCAGATAGATTAAAAAACAGATTACACTTATATAAACAGCCATTTATTCCCCCACCTTTTCTTTAATGTTTTTAATAATGCTCTCAACAGCAGTAACAACATTCTTTGTATCAGTAGCCAGGTTAATCCGGATAAATCCGTGTGCCATGAGGCTGAACCATTCCCCAACGTCGCAGGCAAGACGGCACTTGTTTTGGATAAAGCCGGCAGTCTCTTCCCCTGTGAGATAGCCTCTTAAATCAATCCAGGACAGATATGTTCCTTCAAGAGGCGTAACCACGATCTCTGGAAGCTCTCTTAAAAACTCTTGTTTCATATAATTGTAATTGTGAATAATCAGTGCCTTCACATTCTCCAGCCATTCTTCCCCTCCCCGGAAAGCGGCCTCCACTCCTGCCACACCCATGAGGTTGACTTCCGGTGAACCAATGCTTTTGATGTATGCATCATAGGTTTCCATCAACGGTTTGTCAAATATGATTACATGGGAGTGAATCAATCCGGCTAAGTTAAATGTCTTGGAACCTGCATTTAAGGTAATCAGAATATCCTTATATTTACCGTCTCCGACCAGGGCGGAGGATACGAACTTCTTCCCCTCATAGGTAAAATCCTGATGAATCTCATCAGAAACCACCAGCACCCCATGTCTGCGGCAAATATCGAACA is a genomic window of Lacrimispora sphenoides containing:
- a CDS encoding MalY/PatB family protein, with translation MDIEKFCRENCVERRGTGTLKWDSLQEIFGDADLLPLWVADMEIQSPAAVREALVKRVEHGVFGYGTVEEAFFNSFFAWQKKHHNVELARENIRFATGVVGSLYAAVRAYTKEEASVIICPPVYYPFYDAILNTGRKLVTCELDNNNGYYTLDFEKFEKEIMDNKVEMFILCSPHNPVSRVWSEEELDTMFDICRRHGVLVVSDEIHQDFTYEGKKFVSSALVGDGKYKDILITLNAGSKTFNLAGLIHSHVIIFDKPLMETYDAYIKSIGSPEVNLMGVAGVEAAFRGGEEWLENVKALIIHNYNYMKQEFLRELPEIVVTPLEGTYLSWIDLRGYLTGEETAGFIQNKCRLACDVGEWFSLMAHGFIRINLATDTKNVVTAVESIIKNIKEKVGE
- a CDS encoding cation:dicarboxylate symporter family transporter translates to MAVYISVICFLIYLGVLFVLQKKGKSFNVRVVAGLFGGIIFGAILKTVADDAAVSESLRWISLVGTAYTKLLKMMVIPLIFVSIVCAIINQKSGKNLGKITALVLVILLSTAAISAVVGGVTAKAFGVSAEGLEIGEAESKKTSQLEEKAKEGLSIEDTIIDIIPSNPIYALTGQGSNATLSVVLFAAFLGIGVIGVRTYAPEQAEFFGKLMNSLNTLVVEVVMMIIMLTPFGIFSLMTKTIAGSDYTSILRLVTFVLASYTAIFIMFIIHGLILAAVGVSPLTYFKKAMTTLVFAFTSRTSAGTLPLTIRTLTDEMGVDNGVSNLAGSLSTSIGQNGCAAIYPAMLVVMVAPAVGQQITPSFFILMVVVITFASIGIAGVGGGATFAGITVLSALGLPVGLAGLLVGIEPVIDMARTALNVSDGMVTGLVAAKLTNNIDMTVYNDKSLNLEKKPASAKGNS